A single region of the Triticum dicoccoides isolate Atlit2015 ecotype Zavitan chromosome 2B, WEW_v2.0, whole genome shotgun sequence genome encodes:
- the LOC119365166 gene encoding cytochrome P450 87A3-like: MEGYSQVPYASLCGLAVVVAGWLAHCVYKWTNPACSTGRLPPGSMGLPLVGETFQFFKPSPSLDVPVFYKERLKRYGPVFKTSLVGQPVVVSMDAEVNRFIFQQEGKLFRSWYPDTTNNIFGKESIASYDGSFHKYIRSFASRLFGLESLRDVLLAEMDRNVTQSLAAWAAEPAIEVKDAVANMVFDLTAKKLIGFGPEKSRKLRKNFDAFFQGLVSFPLYFPGTTFYRCIQGRKNVQKVLKDLLKERLSAPEKRHGDFLDEVVNELQSGRGVIDERFAVDLMAALLFASFATVSSSLTVAMKFLSGHPNVVESLKEEHEAILKKREDGRSGITWEEYKSMTFTTQVSNEIARVSNVAPGIFRKTLTDVQVKGYTIPAGWLVMISPMAVHLNPELFKDPLTFNPWRWQDESKKSTLLKNFMPFGGGIRLCVGAEFSRIQIALFLHTLVTKYRWKEIKGGEVQRVSEIVFPEGYHIQIIPREG; encoded by the exons ATGGAAGGCTACTCGCAGGTGCCATACGCATCCCTCTGTGGCCTCGCCGTCGTCGTAGCAGGGTGGCTCGCGCACTGCGTGTACAAGTGGACGAACCCGGCGTGCAGCACCGGGAGGCTCCCTCCGGGATCCATGGGCCTCCCTCTGGTCGGCGAGACCTTCCAGTTCTTCAAGCCAAGCCCATCCCTCGACGTGCCGGTCTTCTACAAGGAAAGGCTGAAAAG GTACGGGCCGGTGTTCAAGACGAGCCTGGtggggcagccggtggtggtgtcCATGGACGCGGAGGTGAACCGCTTCATCTTCCAGCAGGAGGGCAAGCTGTTCCGGAGCTGGTACCCGGACACCACCAACAACATCTTCGGCAAGGAGAGCATCGCCTCCTACGACGGCTCCTTCCACAAGTACATCCGCAGCTTCGCGTCCAGGCTCTTCGGCCTGGAGAGCCTCAGGGACGTGCTCCTCGCCGAGATGGATCGCAACGTGACGCAGAGCCTCGCGGCGTGGGCCGCGGAGCCTGCCATCGAGGTCAAGGACGCCGTGGCCAAC ATGGTCTTTGACCTCACGGCCAAGAAGCTGATTGGGTTCGGTCCCGAGAAGTCGAGGAAACTCAGGAAGAACTTCGATGCCTTCTTCCAGGGGTTGGTCTCCTTCCCGCTGTATTTCCCTGGGACAACATTCTACAGATGCATACAG GGAAGGAAAAACGTGCAGAAGGTGCTCAAGGACCTACTGAAAGAAAGGCTCAGCGCACCTGAAAAGCGACACGGTGATTTCCTTGATGAGGTGGTCAACGAGCTACAGAGTGGAAGGGGAGTGATAGACGAGAGATTCGCTGTAGACTTGATGGCCGCCCTATTGTTCGCCAGCTTTGCGACGGTATCGTCATCGCTCACGGTCGCTATGAAGTTCCTCAGCGGCCACCCCAATGTAGTGGAGTCACTCAAG GAGGAGCATGAAGCAATTCTGAAGAAAAGAGAAGATGGCAGGTCCGGGATCACATGGGAAGAGTACAAGTCCATGACTTTCACTACTCAG GTTTCCAATGAGATAGCTCGCGTCAGTAACGTGGCCCCTGGAATATTCAGGAAAACACTAACGGACGTGCAAGTGAAAG GATACACTATTCCGGCCGGCTGGCTGGTGATGATCAGCCCCATGGCTGTCCATCTGAACCCAGAATTGTTCAAAGACCCGTTGACATTTAACCCATGGAGGTGGCAG GATGAGTCGAAGAAGAGCACCCTGCTGAAGAACTTCATGCCATTCGGAGGGGGCATAAGGCTCTGTGTGGGAGCAGAGTTCAGCAGGATTCAGATCGCACTCTTCCTTCACACCTTGGTGACAAAGTACAG ATGGAAGGAGATAAAAGGTGGCGAAGTACAACGCGTATCGGAGATCGTGTTTCCGGAGGGCTATCACATCCAGATAATCCCTAGGGAGGGATAA